A genomic segment from Thermococcus sp. encodes:
- a CDS encoding molybdopterin molybdotransferase MoeA, which yields MREFKRLTPYREALRLMLGDLVEIGEVEEIPLGGALSRVLAEDIVSPIDSPLFDRAAVDGYALRAEDTFQAREYRPVEIKVIDEIVAGEGSKVKVKHGTAVKLTTGAKIPEGANAVLMQEMAERDGTIIRVLRPVAPGQNVAFAGEDVKKGEVVLKRGQVLRPQDLALLRSLGFKTVKVKRKPLIGIIVTGDELIEEFDEETLKAGKIFDSNSVMLEGLVKRYFGEPRFYGVIPDDEEIIGEAIARAKKECDLVLVTGGSAFGDRDFAHRFVNLLFHGTTIKPGRPVGYGERVFIMSGYPAAVFTQFHLYVKHALAKLTGVIDYETRVWAKLIERVPSQLGRYEFIKIRYENGEVRPIHKKGSGIISSLVESNGYLEIPEDSEGYLEGEEVWVTLY from the coding sequence ATGAGGGAGTTTAAGAGGCTCACGCCATATAGGGAAGCCCTCAGACTCATGCTGGGGGATTTAGTGGAGATTGGAGAAGTCGAGGAAATTCCGCTTGGAGGCGCGCTTAGCAGGGTTCTAGCGGAGGATATCGTCTCACCAATAGACAGTCCACTATTTGACAGAGCCGCAGTAGATGGATACGCTTTAAGGGCGGAAGACACATTCCAAGCTAGGGAGTACAGACCGGTTGAAATTAAAGTCATCGACGAGATAGTTGCCGGAGAAGGGAGTAAAGTTAAAGTGAAGCATGGAACAGCTGTAAAGCTCACCACTGGGGCAAAGATACCCGAGGGTGCCAACGCGGTCCTAATGCAGGAGATGGCCGAAAGGGATGGGACTATCATAAGAGTTCTAAGGCCCGTCGCCCCCGGGCAGAACGTCGCTTTCGCCGGCGAAGACGTGAAAAAAGGCGAAGTGGTGCTCAAGAGGGGTCAGGTTCTAAGACCCCAAGACTTAGCACTACTTAGGAGCCTCGGTTTCAAGACAGTCAAAGTGAAGAGGAAGCCCCTCATCGGGATAATAGTTACGGGCGATGAACTCATCGAAGAGTTTGATGAGGAGACCCTAAAAGCCGGCAAAATCTTCGACAGCAATTCAGTGATGCTGGAGGGACTTGTAAAGAGGTACTTCGGCGAGCCGAGGTTCTATGGGGTAATCCCCGACGACGAGGAAATAATTGGGGAGGCAATTGCAAGGGCTAAGAAAGAGTGCGACCTCGTTCTGGTTACCGGTGGTTCTGCCTTCGGCGATAGGGATTTTGCGCACCGCTTTGTTAACCTCCTCTTCCATGGGACGACTATAAAACCCGGCAGACCGGTAGGCTACGGAGAGAGGGTCTTCATTATGAGCGGCTACCCGGCGGCAGTCTTCACACAGTTCCACCTTTATGTCAAGCACGCCCTCGCCAAACTCACTGGTGTTATAGATTACGAGACTAGGGTTTGGGCAAAACTCATCGAGAGGGTTCCGAGTCAGCTTGGAAGATACGAGTTCATCAAGATCCGCTATGAGAATGGGGAGGTCAGGCCGATACACAAGAAGGGAAGCGGAATCATAAGTTCCCTTGTTGAGAGCAACGGATACTTGGAGATACCTGAAGACAGCGAAGGTTACCTCGAGGGGGAAGAGGTCTGGGTGACCCTCTACTGA
- a CDS encoding DUF835 domain-containing protein: MREWTVLVLWWVLSFPLYCLGDITAFVWMLRVYFKNRRVSALSFSLAWLFDAIAIALSASPNVPMNYLGYISITIFSALIFYGAVRFLDEEGISILNQTAYYFSLIPPALMAYLLLIYLYTGDAVWTVGGAAALGIASAFVIVGGFLLRPLKEIYPRIMTYLYGSIILFGIHLIPAAIFGYHKWYLPIGFMFSASLIVAMVWALFKLTSTERFNVPVGTVPHKLDLKRGVLLIDVDEYKDLKGQLSNFPALAFLRDLSDVPKAWQAYFVTAVPFKNSSDKVIPPTNLAKMTELAFQYSEGFKKAGGGGVMVMDCIEYLMVYNSWSSLLKFLSKLRDFTLVSRGSLIVVIDRDSFEETKYAQLVKLME, translated from the coding sequence ATGCGGGAATGGACGGTGTTAGTGCTCTGGTGGGTGTTGAGTTTTCCATTGTACTGCTTGGGGGATATCACGGCCTTCGTGTGGATGCTGAGGGTATACTTTAAGAACAGACGCGTATCAGCGCTTTCATTCTCCCTTGCGTGGCTGTTTGATGCCATCGCAATAGCCCTCTCCGCATCGCCCAATGTTCCCATGAACTACCTCGGCTACATCTCCATAACGATTTTCTCGGCCCTGATATTCTACGGTGCCGTGAGGTTCCTGGATGAAGAGGGCATTTCGATACTCAACCAGACTGCATACTACTTCTCGCTGATTCCTCCCGCACTGATGGCCTACCTCCTTCTCATTTATCTCTACACTGGCGATGCTGTCTGGACCGTTGGTGGGGCCGCCGCCCTTGGAATCGCCAGCGCCTTCGTTATAGTGGGTGGCTTCCTCCTCCGCCCGCTCAAGGAGATTTATCCGAGAATCATGACATACCTTTACGGAAGCATCATACTCTTCGGAATCCACCTCATCCCCGCCGCCATTTTTGGCTACCATAAATGGTACCTCCCCATTGGCTTCATGTTCTCAGCATCGCTCATAGTGGCGATGGTCTGGGCGCTCTTTAAACTCACATCAACAGAGAGGTTCAACGTCCCAGTGGGGACGGTTCCGCATAAACTCGACCTCAAGAGGGGAGTTTTGCTGATCGACGTGGATGAATATAAAGATCTCAAAGGGCAACTCTCGAATTTTCCGGCCCTAGCGTTCCTCCGCGACCTCTCGGATGTTCCGAAGGCATGGCAGGCATACTTTGTGACGGCAGTGCCGTTCAAGAACTCCAGCGATAAGGTTATCCCACCTACTAACTTGGCCAAGATGACGGAGCTTGCGTTCCAGTACTCCGAGGGCTTCAAGAAGGCTGGTGGTGGAGGCGTTATGGTTATGGACTGCATTGAGTACCTCATGGTCTACAACAGCTGGAGTTCACTCCTAAAGTTCCTCTCAAAGCTCCGTGATTTTACCCTCGTCAGTAGGGGCAGCCTGATTGTCGTGATTGACAGGGACAGCTTTGAGGAAACCAAGTACGCACAGCTCGTCAAGCTCATGGAGTGA